CAACGAGAGCGCTTTGAAAATGCCCGCCGACAGACGGAACAGTAAGACTTATTTTCAGAGGAAACTCGGAGAGTGGGCATTTTCAATGAAGCGCCTTCCCGAGGGGTTTCGTTTACGCAATAAGGGATTGTTCCCCAAACGGATTCCAAAGGTGCCCTTTGGCGAGTCTTTGCTTCCTTTCGCCTCGTCGCGAAAGGAAGTGCCCGCCCCGGCACGAGGGGCAAGCCTGCGCCAGCAGAATTTCCATGGGGAACCCCAAAAAAACAAATTCTATTACGCACGACGGAAAGTCCACACTTACCTTAGAGCGGCGAAGCCGCACCGAATAACTCCGAGCCAACGAGAGCGCTTTGAAAATGCCCGCCGACAGACGAAACAGCAAGACTTATGTTCAGATGAAACTCGGAGAGTGGGCATTTTCAATGGAGCGCCTTCCCGAGGGCTTTCGTTTAAACAATGAGGGATTGTTCCCCAAACGGATTCCAAAGGTGCCCTTTGGCGAGTCTTTGCTTCCTTTCGCCTCGTCGCGAAAGGAAGTGCCCGCCCCGGCATGAGGGGCAAGCCTGCGCCAGCAGAATTTCCACGGGAAACCCCGGAGAGAAGAATTCGCTCTCTCACAAAAAGTGTAAATAAGGAAATAGGCGCCCTGACAGGAAGGGTAAGCACTGCCCCGGCAGGCAGGCCGCGCCTGCAAAAAAAACAGCGCCATCCCTCAAACAAGGGATGGCGCTTTCGGCCTAAATGGCCGGCAGCCGCACGCGGGCGATGCGTGCGGGAAAGGCTTTCTTACAGACAATAGCGCGGCGGAGCCGGGACCACGGTACCGGGGGCGGCCCGCGGTTTTAAAGGGACTGCAATATCATGTTGGGAATCTGCTTACTGAATTCCTGGTCTATCCTATAAATATCCAGAAACCCGGCTCCGCTTTGCCTTTGTCTGTAAGGCAGCAAAAAAGCGCTGGTCACGGAATCCCTCATAAGGGGTGCTTCCATAACACAGCGCTACTATTTCAAGTGCAACTCACAATTCCCATTCGGGGCTTTCTCCCTCCCCTCTGTACAAAAGGGAGAAAATGGGTTATAATTGTGCTTGCAATTCGCAGCGAAAGCTGTTGTTATGGAGGTGCGTTCTCCGTAGCAGGGGATGAGGTGTTTGCGGCATCTTGTCCCCGCTTTGCACTTTAATTGTGCCTTACAAGGTAAATTATACCATTTATTGTAATTAATTGCAAGATGTATTAGAGGTATGTGCGAATTGTCACAATTAGAAAAGCTGTGCCGGGTTTTGAAAATCCGGCGCTTTTTTGACATAATCAAAGAAGAAAACCATGCGAAAGATGAGATAGGAATAAAAAAGCCCCTGTGCATTGAAGCACAGGGGTTACTCCTTTTTCGGAGCTTGTCCAACTTATAAGGTTGAAGAAGCGGCAGATAAATCTGTTCCAAACCATTTTTTTGAAAGCTTTGAAATCGTGCCATCTTCAGACAGCTCGTTGAGTGCCTCCTGAACCTTTACCGTCAGGCTCTCATCCGCTTTTCGGAAGGCCACGGAATAGTTTCCCGTTTCGAGCGTTTCAGCCGGTTCAGACCCAGTTTGTCCCAAAATGCGGTATTGCTGAGGTGCTTGCTTGAGATAATACTCCGCGGAAACCTCGTCCATAATTACCGCGCTGATTTTTTTGCTGTCTAGAGAGCTTTTCGCCTCGGCGTAATCCTGATACGTGCCCAGCTGCGCCAGGCAGCTCTTGAATGCGGTGGAAGCTTCTACGGCCTGCTGGCCGCCGGAGCCATCCTTTACACCAACCCGCTGGCCCTTTAAATCAGCCAGATTGTTCAGCGGGCCATCGGCCAGTGCGAACACAACCTGATTACTCTTCATGTAGCCAAACGTCAGGTTTGCAGATTCGCTCTGCTGGGTGGGCTTACTGTAACTGCTCCAGAAGCAGTCAATGTCTTCATCGCTTAAAGCCTGCTGAGATTTGGAAGGGGAGAGCGTTTTAAACTCAACCGCAACACCAAGCTCTTTTGCCACCTCGCGGGCGCTTTCCACAGCGAATCCCGTCAGGTTGCCGTCTTTGTCGTAAAAAGACAGCGGCTCAAAATTTTCTTCCACACCTACTACCAATGTGTCTTTAGACCGTATTGTATTCCAGGACGGATCCGTGGGAGAGGAGGAACTCGAACTCACTCCGGAACAGCCTCCCATGGAAAATCCCATCGCACACACCAGCAACAGCGCTGAAAGTGCTTTTTTCATAATTAGGTTCTCCTCTTTGGAATATCTTTAGTAAAAGTAAAATCATTTTAACTAGTGTAACATATTTGTAATCATTTTACTCAAAAAAGTTCCAAAGGTAAAGTGCATTCGAAAAACCTTTACATAATGTTCATGAATTAGAAATAATTTAATCCAGAAATTGGTCGTTTTCTCCGCTATTTGGAAGAATCTTCCGGAGGAATGTTTTTAAAGAACTGATCCCAGTCAAAACCATCGCGGTCGGGGCCGGGGGTGCGGCCGGAGCTGATGTCGGTATAATTACCGGAGGGCAGGTCGGGGGTTGCCGCCTCTTGCGGTTCAAGCTGTGGCTGCGCCTGAGTGGCAGACTGGTTTTTTTCACCGAGTGCCTGGGGACGAGCCGCGGGAGCTTTGCCGGGAGCGGGCCTCGACATGGGGATGGCGGGAATCGGGCCGGTAACTCCGGTTGCGGCCGGGCGCTTTTTGACTAAAAAAAACTGGCGATATACAAACAATACCACACCGGCCAGCCCGGCTAAGATCAATGCAATGCCGCCGAGAAGCAGACTCGAAATGCCGCCGGAGGAGCTGCTGCCGTTTGTCGGCGTGTCTTCCCTCAAAAATCCGTCAGTGCTGGCAAGGCTGCTGCCCGCGCCGGAAAGCAGTCCCTGCAAATCCTCAGAAGTAAAATCTGTGGGCGACCTGCTGTCCTGTGCGGCGGAGGCCACACCCGCGGGCGGTGCAACATACACGGGTGCTTTGGAAGAGGTTTGTCCACGGCTTGAGTGTTTGGAGGAGTTACTGGTTGCACCGGAATTCTCGGCTGGCTGGTTGCTAACCGGTTCGTCGGGTGTGCTTGTAATGCCGCTTTCGGTTCCGTTATTCTCATCCGTGCCGGAGCTGCTGCTGGTGTGCCCGCCTGTTCCGGAGGAGTTTTGATTCCCTCCGCTGCCGGTTGTGTCGCCGGGATCAGTCTGGCCGCCGTTGCTTAGTTCGGCAGCGCCGTTCGAAACGTCGGGCGGAGTCGGCAGGCTGTCTGTCGTTGCCTGCGAAATTCCGGCGTTGATTTCCTGCCCCTTCGGTGGCACATCACTGGTTGCGAAAGCGGTGGCGGAAAAAACCGACAAACTGAAAAGAACGGCTGCAGCCGCAGGAAGAAGCTTGCGCCGTTTGTGGGTAGATGTATCCATGGTTCAGAAGCCTCCGGTCGTTATCATTCAGAAAAGTAAATTGAATTTATCATAGCACAAAACTGGGAAAAAATACAACCTGGATTTCGTGAACGGATTTGAAATTCTTTCTCTTTTCATTCACTTTTCTGCCGATGCGCCAGAAAAGCCCCGGACGCAGAAGATTTGATCTGCGGGCCGGGGCCTTTTTGTGGCCCGGAGGAGCGGGCCGATTGAAAGCCCGCTACAAAAGGCGTCCGTTTGTCCGTACGGTGCGGGCATACCATACGGCGGAATCCTTTGCGATGCGGCGCTGGGTGGGGTAATGAAGATACACAAGACCCATCCGCTCGTCAAAGCCGTTGTTCCATTCAAAGTTATCGGTCAGGCTCCAGTGAAAATATCCGTTTACCGGCACGCCCTCGGCGCAGCATTCGCGCAGCTCCAGCAGATACCGGTGCAGAAAATCAATGCGGTCAGGGTCATGCACCTTGCCGTCCAGAAAAATCCGGTCGTTGCAGGACTGTCCGTTTTC
Above is a window of Faecalispora anaeroviscerum DNA encoding:
- a CDS encoding transporter substrate-binding domain-containing protein, with product MKKALSALLLVCAMGFSMGGCSGVSSSSSSPTDPSWNTIRSKDTLVVGVEENFEPLSFYDKDGNLTGFAVESAREVAKELGVAVEFKTLSPSKSQQALSDEDIDCFWSSYSKPTQQSESANLTFGYMKSNQVVFALADGPLNNLADLKGQRVGVKDGSGGQQAVEASTAFKSCLAQLGTYQDYAEAKSSLDSKKISAVIMDEVSAEYYLKQAPQQYRILGQTGSEPAETLETGNYSVAFRKADESLTVKVQEALNELSEDGTISKLSKKWFGTDLSAASSTL